A stretch of the Chelonoidis abingdonii isolate Lonesome George chromosome 11, CheloAbing_2.0, whole genome shotgun sequence genome encodes the following:
- the LOC142047565 gene encoding fibronectin type III and SPRY domain-containing protein 1-like produces MRHQAQDTFEAGLARRTPASHPEGDALRKIITTLAVKNEEIQNFIYALKQMLQNVEANSTKVQEDLEGEFQSLYSLLDELKEGMLMKIKQDRASRTYELQNQLAACTKALESSEELLEMANQTLEGAENHDFNQHCHTGSYTIDLASLVPPVDASDKDLFSSPPRNALDSAVSPYGEQTPS; encoded by the exons ATGCGCCATCAAGCTCAAGACACCTTCGAAGCAGGGCTGGCCCGTAGGACTCCTGCCTCCCACCCTGAAGGG GACGCCCTACGGAAGATCATCACCACGCTAGCCGTGAAGAATGAGGAGATCCAGAACTTCATCTATGCCCTCAAGCAGATGCTGCAGAACGTGGAG GCGAACTCCACGAAGGTGCAGGAGGACCTGGAGGGGGAGTTCCAGTCCCTGTACTCCCTGCTGGATGAGCTGAAGGAGGGCATGCTcatgaagatcaagcaggaccGCGCCAGCCGCACCTATGAGCTGCAG AACCAGCTGGCAGCCTGCACCAAGGCGCTGGAGAGCTCCGAGGAGCTGCTGGAGATGGCCAACCAGACGCTGGAAGGGGCCGAGAACCACGACTTCAACCAG CATTGCCACACTGGATCTTATACCATTGACCTTGCCAGTCTGGTCCCACCAGTGGATGCTTCAGACAAAgacctcttctcctccccaccccgtaATGCCCTGGATTCTGCAGTGTCACCCTATGGAGAGCAGACACCTTCCTGA
- the FSD1 gene encoding fibronectin type III and SPRY domain-containing protein 1: protein MHLAALADSLSLSLFCSLSSLSLFLSASKAAKQIKDSVTMAPAFRLSLKAKVSDNMNHLMVDFTQERHMLQSLKFLPVPSAPEIDMAESLVADNCVTLVWRMPDEDSKIDHYVLEYRKTNFEGPPRVKEDQPWMVIEGIKQTEYTLTGLRFDMKYMNFRVKACNKAVAGEFSEPVTLETRAFMFRLDASTCHQNLKVEELSVEWDAMGGKVQDIKAREKDGKGRTASPVNSPARCLQSPKRMPSARGGRDRFTAESYTVLGDSLIDGGDHYWEVRYDRDSKAFGVGVAYRTLGKFDQLGKTSSSWCIHLNNWLQVSFTAKHNNKAKVLDVPVPDCIGVFCNFHEGFLSFYNARTKQLLHSFKAKFTQPVLPAFMVWCGSFHVYSGLQVPSAVKCLQKRNSATSSSNASLT from the exons ATGCACCTGGCTGCCCTGGctgactctctctccctctctcttttttgttccctctcctctctctctcttttcctctctgcttCGAAGGCTGCCAAGCAAATCAAGGATAG CGTGACGATGGCCCCGGCGTTCCGGCTCTCGCTCAAGGCCAAGGTGAGCGACAACATGAACCACCTGATGGTGGATTTCACCCAGGAGCGCCACATGCTGCAGTCCTTGAAATTCCTCCCAG TTCCCAGCGCCCCGGAGATTGACATGGCTGAGTCACTGGTGGCCGATAACTGCGTGACGCTGGTGTGGAGGATGCCCGACGAGGACAGCAAGATCGACCACTACGTCCTGGAGTACCGCAAGACCAACTTCGAGGGGCCCCCGCGGGTGAAGGAGGACCAGCCCTGGATGGTGATCGAGGGCATCAAGCAGACCGAGTACACCCTAACTG GGCTCAGGTTCGACATGAAGTACATGAATTTCCGGGTCAAAGCCTGTAACAAGGCTGTGGCGGGCGAGTTCTCCGAGCCAGTCACCTTGGAAACCagag CATTCATGTTCCGCTTGGACGCCAGCACCTGTCACCAGAACCTGAAGGTGGAGGAGCTGAGCGTGGAGTGGGATGCCATGGGGGGCAAGGTGCAGGACATCAAGGCCCGGGAGAAGGACGGGAAGGGCAGGACAGCGTCCCCAGTGAACTCCCCTGCCAG GTGCCTGCAGTCTCCGAAGAGGATGCCTTCGGCCCGCGGGGGCAGGGACCGCTTCACGGCCGAGTCCTACACAGTGCtgg GCGACTCGCTGATCGACGGGGGAGACCACTACTGGGAGGTGAGGTACGACCGGGACAGCAAGGCCTTCGGCGTGGGCGTGGCCTACAGGACCCTGGGCAAGTTTGACCAGCTGGGCAAGACCTCGTCCTCCTGGTGCATCCACCTCAACAACTGGCTGCAGGTCAGCTTCACCGCCAAACATAACAACAAGGCCAAGGTCCTGGATGTGCCCGTGCCCGACTGCATTGGCGTCTTCTGCAACTTCCACGAAG GTTTCCTGTCCTTCTACAATGCTCGAACCAAGCAGCTGCTCCATTCCTTTAAGGCCAAATTCACCCAGCCGGTGCTTCCTGCCTTCATG GTTTGGTGTGGCAGCTTCCACGTCTATTCTGGACTGCAGGTACCCAGCGCTGTCAAATGCCTCCAGAAGCGAAACAGCGCCACGAGCAGCTCCAACGCTAGCCTGACTTAG